One Halovivax ruber XH-70 genomic region harbors:
- a CDS encoding electron transfer flavoprotein subunit beta/FixA family protein codes for MRSVVLTKGVPDFSEGAVSFNEEGHLERGKTPTVMNPNDAFALQAALQTRVRHGGHVSVMSMGPPGYKEVLGEAMESVYADDLYLLSDRECAAADTWATAITLSAGLEKYQEEVGDIDLVFAGFKTADGETGHTGPQTAWAMEWPMITHALALDIEPEAGRLRAKRLVEGDVDEIETVDAPVPSFVVADPEFEPSYRKAAHRLEHKQLRRETRERAEDYEDHVTVWDHQDLNLDPESIGLDGSPTIVSSVDPIPKAPSEREATMVDPADEAGMASVLEEMQPFAAGGE; via the coding sequence GTGCGGTCGGTAGTCCTGACCAAAGGTGTCCCGGACTTCAGCGAGGGAGCCGTCTCCTTCAACGAGGAGGGGCACCTCGAACGTGGCAAGACGCCGACGGTGATGAACCCGAACGACGCGTTCGCACTGCAGGCAGCGCTGCAGACGCGCGTCCGTCACGGGGGCCACGTCTCGGTCATGAGTATGGGGCCGCCCGGCTACAAGGAGGTGCTGGGCGAGGCGATGGAGTCGGTCTATGCCGACGATCTGTACCTGCTGTCCGATCGTGAATGCGCGGCTGCGGACACCTGGGCGACGGCGATCACGCTTAGTGCCGGTCTCGAGAAGTACCAGGAGGAAGTCGGCGACATCGACCTGGTGTTCGCGGGCTTCAAGACGGCAGACGGCGAGACCGGCCACACCGGTCCGCAGACGGCCTGGGCGATGGAGTGGCCGATGATCACGCACGCACTCGCACTCGACATCGAACCGGAGGCGGGTCGCTTGCGAGCCAAACGGCTCGTCGAGGGCGACGTCGACGAGATCGAGACGGTCGACGCGCCGGTGCCGAGTTTCGTCGTCGCGGATCCGGAGTTCGAACCGTCCTACCGGAAGGCCGCTCACCGCCTCGAACACAAACAGCTGCGTCGCGAGACGCGAGAGCGCGCCGAAGACTACGAGGACCACGTCACCGTCTGGGATCACCAGGATCTGAACCTCGATCCGGAAAGCATCGGTCTCGACGGCTCGCCGACGATCGTCTCGTCGGTCGATCCGATTCCGAAGGCGCCGTCGGAGCGCGAGGCGACGATGGTCGATCCCGCCGACGAAGCGGGGATGGCTTCGGTGCTAGAGGAGATGCAACCGTTCGCCGCGGGGGGTGAGTGA